A stretch of Gemmobacter fulvus DNA encodes these proteins:
- a CDS encoding GNAT family N-acetyltransferase yields the protein MQPLRKGHYIARIAEGAADLHRAQSLRHLCFHGAAAGPGRDADAFDARCTHILVEDMQSGALLCCYRLLRLTGAQIGQSYSAQYYDLSRLAGFAAPMVEMGRFCIHPTCRDPDVLRLAWGAMTRFVDLAGAELLMGCASFSGTDAVPYQEAFAVLKQAHLAPPHWGPAVKAPQVVRFAHLLKDHAPDQRRAMATMPPLLRTYLAMGGWVSDHAVVDPVMNTLHVFTGVEIRAIPAARARALRMVAAG from the coding sequence GTGCAGCCGCTGCGCAAAGGCCACTATATCGCCCGGATCGCCGAGGGTGCCGCAGATCTGCACCGCGCCCAAAGCCTGCGCCACCTGTGCTTTCACGGTGCGGCGGCAGGGCCGGGGCGCGATGCCGATGCCTTTGATGCCCGCTGCACCCATATCTTGGTCGAAGACATGCAGAGCGGGGCCTTGCTGTGCTGCTACCGGCTGTTGCGGCTGACCGGGGCGCAGATCGGGCAAAGCTATTCCGCGCAATATTACGATCTGTCGCGGCTGGCGGGTTTTGCCGCACCGATGGTCGAAATGGGCCGGTTCTGCATCCATCCCACTTGCCGTGACCCTGATGTTCTGCGGCTGGCCTGGGGGGCGATGACCCGCTTTGTCGATCTGGCGGGGGCCGAGCTGCTGATGGGCTGCGCCTCGTTCAGCGGCACTGATGCGGTCCCCTATCAAGAGGCCTTTGCCGTGCTGAAACAGGCGCATCTGGCGCCGCCGCATTGGGGCCCGGCAGTGAAGGCGCCGCAGGTGGTGCGGTTTGCCCATCTGCTGAAAGACCACGCGCCGGATCAGCGGCGGGCCATGGCAACCATGCCGCCCTTGCTGCGCACCTATCTGGCGATGGGGGGCTGGGTGTCGGATCATGCGGTGGTGGATCCGGTGATGAACACGCTGCATGTGTTCACCGGCGTCGAGATCCGCGCCATCCCGGCGGCACGGGCGCGCGCGCTGCGCATGGTGGCCGCGGGCTGA
- the msrB gene encoding peptide-methionine (R)-S-oxide reductase MsrB, translating to MDKITKTDEQWRAQLSELAYKVTRKHGTERAFSHDNFPKEPGTYRCICCDAPLFDQAQKFDSGTGWPSFWAPLDPERIETSEDRSWFMRRTEVHCAACEAHLGHVFPDGPAPTGLRYCLNGVALTFEPED from the coding sequence ATGGACAAGATCACCAAGACCGACGAACAATGGCGTGCGCAATTGTCAGAGCTTGCCTACAAGGTCACGCGCAAGCACGGCACTGAACGCGCCTTCAGCCATGACAATTTTCCCAAGGAACCCGGCACCTATCGCTGTATCTGCTGCGATGCGCCGCTGTTCGATCAGGCGCAGAAGTTCGACAGTGGCACCGGCTGGCCGTCGTTCTGGGCCCCGCTGGACCCCGAGCGGATCGAGACTTCCGAAGATCGCAGCTGGTTCATGCGCCGGACCGAGGTGCATTGCGCGGCCTGCGAGGCGCATCTGGGCCATGTCTTTCCCGATGGCCCTGCCCCCACCGGCTTGCGCTACTGCCTGAACGGCGTGGCCCTGACGTTCGAGCCGGAAGACTGA
- a CDS encoding outer membrane protein assembly factor BamE: MVRWLGAGALAVTLLACAPVFRNHGYIPAEPDLAAIEVGRDTRDTVAEKIGRPSASGLLNDVGWFYVQSRWKHYGAKAPKEIDRQVVSITFTDAGVVQNVERFGLEDGRVITLSRRVTDTNIEGVSFLRQIMGSIGRLRAEDLLDD, encoded by the coding sequence ATGGTGCGCTGGCTGGGCGCGGGGGCACTGGCAGTGACGCTGCTGGCCTGTGCGCCGGTGTTCCGCAACCATGGCTATATTCCGGCAGAGCCGGATCTGGCGGCGATCGAGGTGGGCCGCGACACGCGCGACACCGTGGCCGAAAAGATCGGGCGTCCCTCGGCATCGGGCCTGCTGAATGATGTCGGCTGGTTCTATGTGCAAAGCCGCTGGAAACATTACGGCGCGAAAGCCCCGAAAGAGATTGACCGGCAGGTGGTTTCTATCACCTTCACCGATGCCGGTGTGGTGCAGAATGTCGAACGCTTCGGGCTGGAGGATGGCCGCGTCATCACCCTGTCGCGCCGCGTGACCGATACCAATATCGAGGGCGTCAGCTTCCTGCGTCAGATCATGGGCAGCATCGGTCGCCTGCGCGCCGAAGACCTGCTGGACGACTGA
- a CDS encoding YceD family protein, producing MTGSSPGPETALPLSQPLRVATLASRKPTRFDLKPDAEARALLAAVLEISAVPEFRFKGELRPAGKHDWELEADLTAVVEQPCSVSLAPVITPIRETVRRRYLADMPLPEADEIEIPEDDTQEALPEVIDPGAVAVEALALALPLYPRAEGASLTEAVFAAPGVAPLRDEDLRPFAGLAGLAQKLGTGDTGQS from the coding sequence ATGACCGGCTCTTCCCCCGGCCCCGAAACCGCGCTGCCCCTGAGCCAGCCGCTGCGCGTGGCCACACTGGCATCGCGCAAGCCGACGCGCTTTGATCTGAAACCCGACGCCGAGGCGCGGGCGCTGCTGGCCGCCGTGCTGGAAATCAGCGCCGTGCCGGAATTCCGCTTCAAGGGCGAATTGCGCCCCGCGGGCAAACATGACTGGGAACTGGAGGCCGATCTGACCGCCGTGGTCGAACAGCCCTGCTCGGTCTCGCTGGCGCCGGTGATCACGCCGATCCGCGAAACGGTGCGCCGCCGCTATTTGGCCGACATGCCCCTGCCCGAGGCCGACGAGATCGAGATCCCCGAGGATGATACGCAGGAAGCCCTGCCCGAAGTGATCGACCCGGGTGCCGTCGCGGTCGAGGCGCTGGCGCTGGCGCTGCCGCTTTATCCGCGCGCCGAGGGCGCCAGCCTGACCGAGGCGGTGTTTGCCGCCCCCGGCGTGGCACCGCTGCGCGACGAGGATCTGCGGCCCTTCGCGGGCCTTGCAGGGCTTGCGCAAAAGCTTGGAACAGGCGATACGGGCCAAAGCTGA
- the rpmF gene encoding 50S ribosomal protein L32 — MAVPQNRVTKSRRNMRRSHDALVASNPAECPNCGELKRPHHVCGACGHYDQREIVAMTKEVDVDEDAA; from the coding sequence ATGGCTGTCCCGCAGAACCGAGTCACCAAATCCCGTCGCAACATGCGTCGTTCGCATGATGCACTGGTCGCGTCGAACCCGGCCGAGTGCCCGAACTGCGGCGAACTGAAGCGCCCGCACCACGTTTGCGGCGCTTGCGGCCACTACGATCAGCGCGAAATCGTCGCGATGACCAAAGAGGTCGATGTGGACGAGGACGCGGCGTAA